Proteins co-encoded in one Streptococcus ruminicola genomic window:
- a CDS encoding ABC transporter ATP-binding protein: MTENRKKLVELKNVSLTFNEGKKNEVKAINNVSFDIYEGEVFGLVGESGSGKTTVGRAILKLYDISDGEIDFNGETVSNLKGKELHEFRKNVQMIFQDPQASLNGRMKIRDIVAEGLDIHKLVNSKEERDEKVQELLSLVGLNKDHMTRYPHEFSGGQRQRIGIARALAVQPKFIIADEPISALDVSIQAQVVNLMQKLQREKGLTYLFIAHDLSMVKYISDRIGVMHWGKMLEIGTSEDVYNNPIHPYTKSLLSAIPEPDPESERERVHQVYDPSAELDGQEREMREITPGHFVLSTEAEAEEYKKALS; encoded by the coding sequence TGACTTTCAACGAAGGCAAAAAGAATGAAGTAAAAGCCATCAACAACGTCAGCTTCGATATCTATGAAGGTGAAGTCTTTGGTTTAGTTGGTGAATCAGGTTCTGGTAAAACAACTGTTGGACGTGCTATCTTAAAACTTTACGATATTAGTGATGGTGAAATCGACTTTAATGGAGAAACAGTTTCTAACCTTAAAGGTAAAGAATTGCATGAATTCCGTAAAAATGTGCAAATGATTTTCCAAGACCCACAAGCAAGTCTTAATGGACGTATGAAAATCCGTGACATCGTTGCCGAAGGTCTTGATATTCACAAACTTGTTAATAGTAAAGAAGAGCGTGATGAAAAAGTTCAAGAATTACTTTCTCTAGTAGGTTTGAACAAAGATCACATGACTCGTTACCCACACGAATTCTCTGGTGGTCAACGTCAACGTATTGGTATTGCACGTGCTCTTGCTGTACAACCAAAATTCATTATTGCTGATGAACCAATTTCTGCGCTTGACGTGTCTATTCAAGCTCAAGTTGTTAACTTGATGCAAAAACTTCAACGCGAAAAAGGCTTGACTTATCTCTTCATCGCTCACGATTTGTCAATGGTCAAATACATTTCAGATCGTATTGGTGTAATGCACTGGGGTAAAATGCTTGAAATTGGAACATCTGAAGATGTTTACAATAACCCAATTCACCCATACACTAAGAGTTTATTGTCTGCAATTCCAGAACCAGATCCAGAATCTGAACGTGAACGCGTGCATCAAGTTTATGATCCAAGTGCAGAACTTGATGGTCAAGAACGTGAAATGCGTGAAATTACACCAGGTCACTTTGTACTTTCTACTGAAGCTGAAGCTGAAGAATATAAAAAAGCATTATCATAA